From Poecile atricapillus isolate bPoeAtr1 chromosome 11, bPoeAtr1.hap1, whole genome shotgun sequence, one genomic window encodes:
- the SEMA4B gene encoding semaphorin-4B isoform X2, with the protein MLEAPQCGGAETRSPGHTGTTPLVPVPSQKPGGGGGQRQAPPAPAPRSGDASPARSSRPQPSLPRGPRRGGGAGAGRGGPVLCCAAGGAPRSRPRTAPHPRRGGTPRSRPRCLRLPPRLGAAERVCSARAASRPRRSPAARSGMAARPVLPVLAALLLSAAPEPVPRVSLPYDSAERVVRRFEAPGVSNYTALLLSPDGGTLYLGARELLLTLNTSNFQPSSPVRRLLWSADEEKKRQCVFKGKDPQRDCHNYIKLLLQLNSTHLYTCGTCAFSPACAYINVQHFSLERDSSGKVVLEDGKGRCPFDPEYRSTAVMVDGELYAGTVSNFQGNEPTISRSQESRIALKTENSLNWLQDPAFVGSAYLRESLPAGNPEGDDDKVYFFFSETGKEFDYFENTIVSRIARVCKGDQGGERVLQRRWTTFLKAQLLCSHPEDGFPFNVLQDIFVLTPGELRWRETLFYGVFTSQWNKGGLGSSAVCAFPMRSVQRAFGGLYKEVNRETQQWYTDTSPVPEPRPGMCITSRTRHLRINSSLQMPDRVLNFIKDHFLMDSPVRSQPLLLQSHRRYQRIGVHRAQGLHATYDVLFLGTDDGRLHKAVRVNHGVHIIEEIRLFPDGQPILQLLLDQDQGLVYAATYTAVAQVPFANCSLYRSCGECVLARDPFCAWSRGACRRVTPHPPAHPQLWVQDIEDADTERLCQLANASQPRPRILLPPASGTPCQQIQLPPNAVRPLPCRLLSNLASRHWLHNGAPVNASYLVLPDGALILVGSPERTGTYECWSLEEGFRKLMASYCVGMQEPALGPANSGRKVAAGHDTLETVSTSRSTSAVGSAAARLDGKTYWTEFLVMCVLFAAAVLVLAFFVLHRHRDGMKALLEPGDPSRHQKPPRKPVESLPLNGSSLPSTAPEHKGYQALQDNYIVSTPVHEPPGPPRTFSESEKRPLHVRDSFVEVSPACQRPRVRLGSEIQDSVV; encoded by the exons ATGCTGGAAGCCCCTCAGTGTGGTGGGGCTGAAACACGCAGTCCTGGGCACACCGGCACGACCCCTTTAGTGCCGGTTCCATCCCAGAaaccggggggggggggggggcagagACAGGCCCCTCCAGCTCCCGCCCCCAGAAGCGGGGATGCctccccagccaggagcagccgCCCCCAGCCCTCGCTCCCTCGGGGCCCCCGGCGCggtggcggggccggggcggggcggggcgggccggtTCTTTGTTGTGCTGCGGGCGGAGCCCCCCGGAGCCGCCCCCGCACCGCCCCGCACCCCCGGAGGGGGGGAACACCCCGGAGCCGCCCCCGGTGCCTGCGGCTCCCGCCGCGCCTCGGAGCCGCCGAGCGG GTCTGCAGCGCCCGGGCGGCTTCGCGGCCGCGGCGGAGCCCCGCGGCTCGGTCCGGGATGGCGGCGCGGCCGGTGCTGCCGGTGCTGGCGGCGCTGCTGCTCTCGGCGGCTCCGGAGCCCGTCCCGCGGGTCAGCCTGCCCTACG ACTCGGCCGAGAGAGTAGTGCGGCGCTTTGAGGCACCTGGTGTGTCCAACTACACGGCCCTCCTGCTGAGCCCGGACGGTGGGACCCTCTACCTGGGGGCACgagagctgctcctcaccctcaACACCAGCAACTTTCAGCCCAGCTCCCCTGTTCGTAGG ctgctgtggagtgcagatgaGGAGAAGAAGAGGCAGTGTGTGTTCAAAGGCAAGGacccccag AGGGACTGTCACAACTACAtcaagctgctgctgcagctgaacaGCACCCACCTGTACACCTGTGGGACCTGCGCCTTCAGCCCAGCCTGCGCCTACATC AACGTGCAGCACTTCAGCCTGGAGCGGGACTCGTCAGGGAAGGTGGTGTTGGAGGACGGGAAGGGACGCTGCCCCTTTGACCCTGAGTACCGCTCCACAGCTGTCATGGTCG ACGGCGAGCTCTACGCCGGGACCGTCAGCAACTTCCAGGGCAATGAGCCGACCATCTCCCGCAGCCAGGAGAGCCGCATCGCCCTCAAGACCGAGAACTCCCTCAACTGGCTGCAAG ATCCAGCGTTCGTGGGCTCAGCCTACCTGCGGGAGAGCCTCCCTGCCGGCAACCCTGAGGGTGACGACGACAAGGTCTACTTCTTCTTCAGTGAGACCGGGAAGGAGTTTGACTATTTTGAGAACACCATCGTCTCCCGCATCGCACGTGTGTGCAAG GGGGACCAGGGCGGGGAGCGTGTGCTGCAGCGGCGCTGGACGACCTTCCTGaaggcacagctgctctgctcacacCCTGAGGATGGGTTCCCCTTCAACGTGCTGCAGGACATCTTTGTGCTCACCCCGGGTGAGCTGCGCTGGAGGGAGACGCTCTTCTACGGCGTCTTCACCTCACAGTG GAACAAGGGTGGACTGGGCAGCTCGGCCGTCTGCGCCTTCCCCATGCGCAGCGTGCAGCGTGCCTTCGGCGGGCTCTACAAGGAGGTGAACCGCGAGACGCAGCAGTGGTACACGGacaccagccctgtgccagagccCCGGCCAGGCATG TGCATCACCAGCCGCACACGGCACCTGAGGATCAATTCGTCACTGCAGATGCCAGATCGGGTGCTGAACTTTATCAAGGATCACTTCCTGATGGACAGCCCGGTGCGCAgccagcctctgctgctgcagagccaccGGCGCTACCAGCGCATCGGCGTGCACCGCGCGCAGGGCCTGCACGCCACCTACGACGTCCTCTTCCTGGGCACGG ACGACGGGCGGCTGCACAAGGCTGTGCGGGTGAACCACGGTGTGCACATCATTGAGGAGATCCGCCTCTTCCCCGACGGGCAGCCCATTCTCCAGCTGCTGTTGGACCAGGAccag GGCCTCGTCTACGCAGCCACCTACACAGCAGTGGCCCAGGTGCCCTTTGCCAACTGCAGCCTGTACCGCAGCTGTGGGGAGTGTGTGCTGGCACGGGACCCCTTCTGCGCCTGGAGCCGGGGTGCCTGCCGCAGGGTCACCCCGCATCCCCCGGCACACCCACA GCTCTGGGTGCAGGACATCGAGGATGCTGACACGGAGCGGCTCTGCCAGCTGGCCAACGCCTCCCAGCCCCGTCCCCGcatcctcctgcccccag CCTCAGGCACCCCGTGCCAGCAGATCCAGCTACCTCCCAACGCGGTGCGGCCGCTGCCGTGCCGGCTGCTCTCCAACCTGGCCTCACGGCACTGGCTGCACAACGGGGCACCTGTCAACGCCTCCTACCTGGTGCTGCCCGACGGGGCCCTCATCCTGGTGGGCAGCCCAGAGCGCACAGGCACCTATGAGTGCTGGTCACTGGAGGAGGGATTCCGCAAGCTGATGGCCAGCTACTGCGTGGGCATGCAAGAGCCAGCCCTTGGGCCAGCAAACTCTGGCAGGAAGGTGGCTGCTGGCCATGACACCCTGGAGACGGTCAGCACATCCCGGAGCACCTCAGCGGTGGGCAGTGCTGCGGCACGACTGGACGGCAAGACCTACTGGACCGAGTTCCTGGTGATGTGTGTGCTCTTTGCTGCTGCCGTCCTCGTGCTGGCCTTCTTTGTCCTGCACCGGCACCGTGACGGCATGAAGGCCCTGCTGGAGCCCGGTGACCCCAGCAGGCACCAGAAGCCACCCCGCAAGCCAGTGGAGAGCCTGCCCCTGAATGGCAGCAGCCTGCCCAGCACGGCTCCTGAGCACAAGGGCTACCAGGCCCTGCAGGACAACTACATTGTCAGTACCCCCGTGCATgagcccccaggacccccacGCACCTTCTCTGAGTCAGAGAAGAGGCCTCTCCACGTCCGTGACAGCTTTGTGGAGGTGTCTCCTGCCTGCCAAAGACCGCGGGTGCGCCTGGGCTCCGAGATCCAGGACTCGGTGGTGTGA
- the SEMA4B gene encoding semaphorin-4B isoform X1, whose protein sequence is MLEAPQCGGAETRSPGHTGTTPLVPVPSQKPGGGGGQRQAPPAPAPRSGDASPARSSRPQPSLPRGPRRGGGAGAGRGGPVLCCAAGGAPRSRPRTAPHPRRGGTPRSRPRCLRLPPRLGAAERVCSARAASRPRRSPAARSGMAARPVLPVLAALLLSAAPEPVPRVSLPYDSAERVVRRFEAPGVSNYTALLLSPDGGTLYLGARELLLTLNTSNFQPSSPVRRLLWSADEEKKRQCVFKGKDPQRDCHNYIKLLLQLNSTHLYTCGTCAFSPACAYINVQHFSLERDSSGKVVLEDGKGRCPFDPEYRSTAVMVDGELYAGTVSNFQGNEPTISRSQESRIALKTENSLNWLQDPAFVGSAYLRESLPAGNPEGDDDKVYFFFSETGKEFDYFENTIVSRIARVCKGDQGGERVLQRRWTTFLKAQLLCSHPEDGFPFNVLQDIFVLTPGELRWRETLFYGVFTSQWNKGGLGSSAVCAFPMRSVQRAFGGLYKEVNRETQQWYTDTSPVPEPRPGMCITSRTRHLRINSSLQMPDRVLNFIKDHFLMDSPVRSQPLLLQSHRRYQRIGVHRAQGLHATYDVLFLGTDDGRLHKAVRVNHGVHIIEEIRLFPDGQPILQLLLDQDQAGARGLVYAATYTAVAQVPFANCSLYRSCGECVLARDPFCAWSRGACRRVTPHPPAHPQLWVQDIEDADTERLCQLANASQPRPRILLPPASGTPCQQIQLPPNAVRPLPCRLLSNLASRHWLHNGAPVNASYLVLPDGALILVGSPERTGTYECWSLEEGFRKLMASYCVGMQEPALGPANSGRKVAAGHDTLETVSTSRSTSAVGSAAARLDGKTYWTEFLVMCVLFAAAVLVLAFFVLHRHRDGMKALLEPGDPSRHQKPPRKPVESLPLNGSSLPSTAPEHKGYQALQDNYIVSTPVHEPPGPPRTFSESEKRPLHVRDSFVEVSPACQRPRVRLGSEIQDSVV, encoded by the exons ATGCTGGAAGCCCCTCAGTGTGGTGGGGCTGAAACACGCAGTCCTGGGCACACCGGCACGACCCCTTTAGTGCCGGTTCCATCCCAGAaaccggggggggggggggggcagagACAGGCCCCTCCAGCTCCCGCCCCCAGAAGCGGGGATGCctccccagccaggagcagccgCCCCCAGCCCTCGCTCCCTCGGGGCCCCCGGCGCggtggcggggccggggcggggcggggcgggccggtTCTTTGTTGTGCTGCGGGCGGAGCCCCCCGGAGCCGCCCCCGCACCGCCCCGCACCCCCGGAGGGGGGGAACACCCCGGAGCCGCCCCCGGTGCCTGCGGCTCCCGCCGCGCCTCGGAGCCGCCGAGCGG GTCTGCAGCGCCCGGGCGGCTTCGCGGCCGCGGCGGAGCCCCGCGGCTCGGTCCGGGATGGCGGCGCGGCCGGTGCTGCCGGTGCTGGCGGCGCTGCTGCTCTCGGCGGCTCCGGAGCCCGTCCCGCGGGTCAGCCTGCCCTACG ACTCGGCCGAGAGAGTAGTGCGGCGCTTTGAGGCACCTGGTGTGTCCAACTACACGGCCCTCCTGCTGAGCCCGGACGGTGGGACCCTCTACCTGGGGGCACgagagctgctcctcaccctcaACACCAGCAACTTTCAGCCCAGCTCCCCTGTTCGTAGG ctgctgtggagtgcagatgaGGAGAAGAAGAGGCAGTGTGTGTTCAAAGGCAAGGacccccag AGGGACTGTCACAACTACAtcaagctgctgctgcagctgaacaGCACCCACCTGTACACCTGTGGGACCTGCGCCTTCAGCCCAGCCTGCGCCTACATC AACGTGCAGCACTTCAGCCTGGAGCGGGACTCGTCAGGGAAGGTGGTGTTGGAGGACGGGAAGGGACGCTGCCCCTTTGACCCTGAGTACCGCTCCACAGCTGTCATGGTCG ACGGCGAGCTCTACGCCGGGACCGTCAGCAACTTCCAGGGCAATGAGCCGACCATCTCCCGCAGCCAGGAGAGCCGCATCGCCCTCAAGACCGAGAACTCCCTCAACTGGCTGCAAG ATCCAGCGTTCGTGGGCTCAGCCTACCTGCGGGAGAGCCTCCCTGCCGGCAACCCTGAGGGTGACGACGACAAGGTCTACTTCTTCTTCAGTGAGACCGGGAAGGAGTTTGACTATTTTGAGAACACCATCGTCTCCCGCATCGCACGTGTGTGCAAG GGGGACCAGGGCGGGGAGCGTGTGCTGCAGCGGCGCTGGACGACCTTCCTGaaggcacagctgctctgctcacacCCTGAGGATGGGTTCCCCTTCAACGTGCTGCAGGACATCTTTGTGCTCACCCCGGGTGAGCTGCGCTGGAGGGAGACGCTCTTCTACGGCGTCTTCACCTCACAGTG GAACAAGGGTGGACTGGGCAGCTCGGCCGTCTGCGCCTTCCCCATGCGCAGCGTGCAGCGTGCCTTCGGCGGGCTCTACAAGGAGGTGAACCGCGAGACGCAGCAGTGGTACACGGacaccagccctgtgccagagccCCGGCCAGGCATG TGCATCACCAGCCGCACACGGCACCTGAGGATCAATTCGTCACTGCAGATGCCAGATCGGGTGCTGAACTTTATCAAGGATCACTTCCTGATGGACAGCCCGGTGCGCAgccagcctctgctgctgcagagccaccGGCGCTACCAGCGCATCGGCGTGCACCGCGCGCAGGGCCTGCACGCCACCTACGACGTCCTCTTCCTGGGCACGG ACGACGGGCGGCTGCACAAGGCTGTGCGGGTGAACCACGGTGTGCACATCATTGAGGAGATCCGCCTCTTCCCCGACGGGCAGCCCATTCTCCAGCTGCTGTTGGACCAGGAccaggcaggagccagg GGCCTCGTCTACGCAGCCACCTACACAGCAGTGGCCCAGGTGCCCTTTGCCAACTGCAGCCTGTACCGCAGCTGTGGGGAGTGTGTGCTGGCACGGGACCCCTTCTGCGCCTGGAGCCGGGGTGCCTGCCGCAGGGTCACCCCGCATCCCCCGGCACACCCACA GCTCTGGGTGCAGGACATCGAGGATGCTGACACGGAGCGGCTCTGCCAGCTGGCCAACGCCTCCCAGCCCCGTCCCCGcatcctcctgcccccag CCTCAGGCACCCCGTGCCAGCAGATCCAGCTACCTCCCAACGCGGTGCGGCCGCTGCCGTGCCGGCTGCTCTCCAACCTGGCCTCACGGCACTGGCTGCACAACGGGGCACCTGTCAACGCCTCCTACCTGGTGCTGCCCGACGGGGCCCTCATCCTGGTGGGCAGCCCAGAGCGCACAGGCACCTATGAGTGCTGGTCACTGGAGGAGGGATTCCGCAAGCTGATGGCCAGCTACTGCGTGGGCATGCAAGAGCCAGCCCTTGGGCCAGCAAACTCTGGCAGGAAGGTGGCTGCTGGCCATGACACCCTGGAGACGGTCAGCACATCCCGGAGCACCTCAGCGGTGGGCAGTGCTGCGGCACGACTGGACGGCAAGACCTACTGGACCGAGTTCCTGGTGATGTGTGTGCTCTTTGCTGCTGCCGTCCTCGTGCTGGCCTTCTTTGTCCTGCACCGGCACCGTGACGGCATGAAGGCCCTGCTGGAGCCCGGTGACCCCAGCAGGCACCAGAAGCCACCCCGCAAGCCAGTGGAGAGCCTGCCCCTGAATGGCAGCAGCCTGCCCAGCACGGCTCCTGAGCACAAGGGCTACCAGGCCCTGCAGGACAACTACATTGTCAGTACCCCCGTGCATgagcccccaggacccccacGCACCTTCTCTGAGTCAGAGAAGAGGCCTCTCCACGTCCGTGACAGCTTTGTGGAGGTGTCTCCTGCCTGCCAAAGACCGCGGGTGCGCCTGGGCTCCGAGATCCAGGACTCGGTGGTGTGA
- the SEMA4B gene encoding semaphorin-4B isoform X4 — protein sequence MAARPVLPVLAALLLSAAPEPVPRVSLPYDSAERVVRRFEAPGVSNYTALLLSPDGGTLYLGARELLLTLNTSNFQPSSPVRRLLWSADEEKKRQCVFKGKDPQRDCHNYIKLLLQLNSTHLYTCGTCAFSPACAYINVQHFSLERDSSGKVVLEDGKGRCPFDPEYRSTAVMVDGELYAGTVSNFQGNEPTISRSQESRIALKTENSLNWLQDPAFVGSAYLRESLPAGNPEGDDDKVYFFFSETGKEFDYFENTIVSRIARVCKGDQGGERVLQRRWTTFLKAQLLCSHPEDGFPFNVLQDIFVLTPGELRWRETLFYGVFTSQWNKGGLGSSAVCAFPMRSVQRAFGGLYKEVNRETQQWYTDTSPVPEPRPGMCITSRTRHLRINSSLQMPDRVLNFIKDHFLMDSPVRSQPLLLQSHRRYQRIGVHRAQGLHATYDVLFLGTDDGRLHKAVRVNHGVHIIEEIRLFPDGQPILQLLLDQDQAGARGLVYAATYTAVAQVPFANCSLYRSCGECVLARDPFCAWSRGACRRVTPHPPAHPQLWVQDIEDADTERLCQLANASQPRPRILLPPASGTPCQQIQLPPNAVRPLPCRLLSNLASRHWLHNGAPVNASYLVLPDGALILVGSPERTGTYECWSLEEGFRKLMASYCVGMQEPALGPANSGRKVAAGHDTLETVSTSRSTSAVGSAAARLDGKTYWTEFLVMCVLFAAAVLVLAFFVLHRHRDGMKALLEPGDPSRHQKPPRKPVESLPLNGSSLPSTAPEHKGYQALQDNYIVSTPVHEPPGPPRTFSESEKRPLHVRDSFVEVSPACQRPRVRLGSEIQDSVV from the exons ATGGCGGCGCGGCCGGTGCTGCCGGTGCTGGCGGCGCTGCTGCTCTCGGCGGCTCCGGAGCCCGTCCCGCGGGTCAGCCTGCCCTACG ACTCGGCCGAGAGAGTAGTGCGGCGCTTTGAGGCACCTGGTGTGTCCAACTACACGGCCCTCCTGCTGAGCCCGGACGGTGGGACCCTCTACCTGGGGGCACgagagctgctcctcaccctcaACACCAGCAACTTTCAGCCCAGCTCCCCTGTTCGTAGG ctgctgtggagtgcagatgaGGAGAAGAAGAGGCAGTGTGTGTTCAAAGGCAAGGacccccag AGGGACTGTCACAACTACAtcaagctgctgctgcagctgaacaGCACCCACCTGTACACCTGTGGGACCTGCGCCTTCAGCCCAGCCTGCGCCTACATC AACGTGCAGCACTTCAGCCTGGAGCGGGACTCGTCAGGGAAGGTGGTGTTGGAGGACGGGAAGGGACGCTGCCCCTTTGACCCTGAGTACCGCTCCACAGCTGTCATGGTCG ACGGCGAGCTCTACGCCGGGACCGTCAGCAACTTCCAGGGCAATGAGCCGACCATCTCCCGCAGCCAGGAGAGCCGCATCGCCCTCAAGACCGAGAACTCCCTCAACTGGCTGCAAG ATCCAGCGTTCGTGGGCTCAGCCTACCTGCGGGAGAGCCTCCCTGCCGGCAACCCTGAGGGTGACGACGACAAGGTCTACTTCTTCTTCAGTGAGACCGGGAAGGAGTTTGACTATTTTGAGAACACCATCGTCTCCCGCATCGCACGTGTGTGCAAG GGGGACCAGGGCGGGGAGCGTGTGCTGCAGCGGCGCTGGACGACCTTCCTGaaggcacagctgctctgctcacacCCTGAGGATGGGTTCCCCTTCAACGTGCTGCAGGACATCTTTGTGCTCACCCCGGGTGAGCTGCGCTGGAGGGAGACGCTCTTCTACGGCGTCTTCACCTCACAGTG GAACAAGGGTGGACTGGGCAGCTCGGCCGTCTGCGCCTTCCCCATGCGCAGCGTGCAGCGTGCCTTCGGCGGGCTCTACAAGGAGGTGAACCGCGAGACGCAGCAGTGGTACACGGacaccagccctgtgccagagccCCGGCCAGGCATG TGCATCACCAGCCGCACACGGCACCTGAGGATCAATTCGTCACTGCAGATGCCAGATCGGGTGCTGAACTTTATCAAGGATCACTTCCTGATGGACAGCCCGGTGCGCAgccagcctctgctgctgcagagccaccGGCGCTACCAGCGCATCGGCGTGCACCGCGCGCAGGGCCTGCACGCCACCTACGACGTCCTCTTCCTGGGCACGG ACGACGGGCGGCTGCACAAGGCTGTGCGGGTGAACCACGGTGTGCACATCATTGAGGAGATCCGCCTCTTCCCCGACGGGCAGCCCATTCTCCAGCTGCTGTTGGACCAGGAccaggcaggagccagg GGCCTCGTCTACGCAGCCACCTACACAGCAGTGGCCCAGGTGCCCTTTGCCAACTGCAGCCTGTACCGCAGCTGTGGGGAGTGTGTGCTGGCACGGGACCCCTTCTGCGCCTGGAGCCGGGGTGCCTGCCGCAGGGTCACCCCGCATCCCCCGGCACACCCACA GCTCTGGGTGCAGGACATCGAGGATGCTGACACGGAGCGGCTCTGCCAGCTGGCCAACGCCTCCCAGCCCCGTCCCCGcatcctcctgcccccag CCTCAGGCACCCCGTGCCAGCAGATCCAGCTACCTCCCAACGCGGTGCGGCCGCTGCCGTGCCGGCTGCTCTCCAACCTGGCCTCACGGCACTGGCTGCACAACGGGGCACCTGTCAACGCCTCCTACCTGGTGCTGCCCGACGGGGCCCTCATCCTGGTGGGCAGCCCAGAGCGCACAGGCACCTATGAGTGCTGGTCACTGGAGGAGGGATTCCGCAAGCTGATGGCCAGCTACTGCGTGGGCATGCAAGAGCCAGCCCTTGGGCCAGCAAACTCTGGCAGGAAGGTGGCTGCTGGCCATGACACCCTGGAGACGGTCAGCACATCCCGGAGCACCTCAGCGGTGGGCAGTGCTGCGGCACGACTGGACGGCAAGACCTACTGGACCGAGTTCCTGGTGATGTGTGTGCTCTTTGCTGCTGCCGTCCTCGTGCTGGCCTTCTTTGTCCTGCACCGGCACCGTGACGGCATGAAGGCCCTGCTGGAGCCCGGTGACCCCAGCAGGCACCAGAAGCCACCCCGCAAGCCAGTGGAGAGCCTGCCCCTGAATGGCAGCAGCCTGCCCAGCACGGCTCCTGAGCACAAGGGCTACCAGGCCCTGCAGGACAACTACATTGTCAGTACCCCCGTGCATgagcccccaggacccccacGCACCTTCTCTGAGTCAGAGAAGAGGCCTCTCCACGTCCGTGACAGCTTTGTGGAGGTGTCTCCTGCCTGCCAAAGACCGCGGGTGCGCCTGGGCTCCGAGATCCAGGACTCGGTGGTGTGA